A segment of the Streptomyces sp. NBC_01235 genome:
TTTCGGCCGGAGGTGTGGGGGTTGTCCCCCACATGTAAACAGCCGGGCGGTACGTCTCGGATGAGGCGTACCGCCCGTACCCTTGCAGCAGTAACAACATCGGGCTACCGCCCGGTGAGTCGGGCGTCAAATAGCGGGCGCCCCTGACTGAAGGATCGCAACATGCTGATTGCTCAGCGTCCCTCGTTGACCGAAGAGGTCGTCGACGAGTTCCGCTCCCGGTTCGTGATCGAGCCGCTGGAGCCGGGCTTCGGCTACACCCTCGGTAACTCCCTCCGTCGTACCCTCCTGTCCTCGATCCCCGGCGCTGCTGTCACCAGCATCCGGATCGACGGCGTGCTGCACGAGTTCACCACCGTGCCGGGCGTCAAGGAGGACGTCACCGACCTGATCCTCAACATCAAGCAGCTGGTCGTCTCCTCGGAGCACGACGAGCCGGTCGTGATGTACCTGCGCAAGCAGGGTCCGGGTCTGGTCACCGCCGCCGACATCGCGCCCCCGGCCGGTGTCGAGGTGCACAACCCCGACCTCGTCCTCGCCACGCTCAACGGCAAGGGCAAGCTGGAGATGGAGCTGACGGTCGAGCGTGGCCGCGGTTACGTCTCCGCCGTGCAGAACAAGCAGGTCGGTCAGGAGATCGGGCGCATCCCGGTCGACTCGATCTACTCGCCGGTTCTCAAGGTCACGTACAAGGTCGAGGCCACGCGTGTCGAGCAGCGCACCGACTTCGACAAGCTGATCGTCGACGTCGAGACCAAGCAGGCCATGCGTCCGCGTGACGCCATGGCGTCCGCCGGCAAGACGCTGGTCGAGCTGTTCGGTCTCGCCCGCGAGCTGAACATCGACGCCGAGGGCATCGACATGGGTCCGTCCCCGACGGACGCCGCCCTGGCCGCTGATCTGGCGCTGCCGATCGAGGAGCTGGAGCTCACCGTTCGGTCGTACAACTGCCTCAAGCGTGAGGGCATCCACTCCGTGGGTGAGCTCGTCGCCCGCTCCGAGGCCGACCTCCTGGACATCCGCAACTTCGGTGCGAAGTCCATCGACGAGGTCAAGGCGAAGCTGGCCGGCATGGGCCTGGCCCTCAAGGACAGCCCGCCCGGATTCGACCCCACGGCCGCGGCCGACGCCTTCGGCGCCGACGACGACGCGGACGCGGGCTTCGTGGAGACCGAGCAGTACTGATCGGTTCGTTCCTCTCCGGGGTTCGCGTGAGCGGACCCCGGATCTCCGACAGACAACCGTCTGCTCGGATACTGACCTCGGTACCTGACACGGCCGGGGCAGACACCAAGGAGAAACACCATGCCGAAGCCCACCAAGGGTGCCCGTATGGGCGGCAGCGCCGCGCACGAGAAGCTGCTCCTCGCGAACCTCGCGAAGGCGCTGTTCGAGCACGGCCGTATCACCACCACCGAGGCGAAGGCGCGCAAGCTGCGTCCGTACGCCGAGCGTCTGGTCACCAAGGCGAAGAAGGGCGACCTTCACAACCGCCGTCAGGTGCTCCAGGTGATCACGGACAAGAGCATCGTGCACACGCTCTTCACCGAGATCGGCCCGCGCTACGAGAACCGTCCCGGTGGCTACACCCGCATCACCAAGATCGGTAACCGCCGTGGCGACAACGCGCCCATGGCCGTCATCGAGCTGGTCGAGGCGCTGACCGTTGCGCAGCAGGCGACCGGTGAGGCCGAGGCCGCCACCAAGCGTGCGGTCAAGGAGGCCGACGAGGCCAAGGCGGAGGAGACCACCGAGGCTCCGGCCGAGGAGGCTGCTGCCGAGCCCGCCGCGGAAGCGGCTGGTGAAAGCGCGAAGGACGCCTGAGGCTCTGCCTCGCAGTGAACGGGCCCGCCCTTTCGAGGGCGGGCCCGTTCCGCGTTTTCCGAAGGTTGCAGTGCTGAGAGGATCCAGGGGTGAGTGACGAAGTACAGCCCGGCCACGTACGGATGCGTCTCGACCTTTCCTACGACGGGACCGAGTTCTCCGGGTGGGCCAAGCAGGCCGGCGGACGACGGACCGTGCAGGGAGAGATCGAGGACGCCCTGCGGACCGTGACGCGGTCCCGGGAGACGTACGAGCTGACCGTTGCCGGGCGTACCGATGCCGGGGTGCACGCGCGGGGGCAGGTCGCCCATGTCGATCTGCCGCGCGAGGTGTGGGTGGAGCACCACGAGAAGCTGCTCAAGCGGCTCGCCGGGCGGCTGCCCAGGGATGTGCGGGTGTGGGCCCTGCGGGAGGCGCCCAGCGGCTTCAACGCACGGTTCTCAGCCGTCTGGCGGCGGTACGCGTACCGGGTCACCGACAACCCCGGGGGTGTCGACCCGCTGCTGCGGGGCCACGTCCTGTGGCACGACTGGCCGCTCGACGTCGACGCCATGAACGAGGCCGCGCGGCGGCTGCTCGGCGAGCACGACTTCGCCGCCTACTGCAAGCGGCGGGAGGGGGCGACCACCATCCGCACGCTCCAGGAGCTGCGGCTGGAAAAGGGCGCCGACGGGATCATCACCGCGACCGTCCGGGCCGACGCCTTCTGCCACAACATGGTGCGCTCGCTGATCGGGGCGCTGCTGTTCGTCGGGGACGGCCACCGGGGTCCGGAGTGGCCCGGGAAGGTGCTCGCCGCGGGCGTACGGGACTCGGCCGTGCATGTCGTGCGGCCGCACGGGCTGACGCTGGAGGAGGTCGGCTACCCGGCCGACGAGCTGCTTGCCGCGCGCAACAAGGAAGCGCGGAACAAGCGGTCGCTGCCCGGTGCGGCCGGGTGCTGCTGACTCGACCTCTCGGCCGGTGCGGGTGAGGTCAGCCGTTGGCCGCCGCCGACGCCTGGGCCTCGCCGCGCTGGCGGATCCGCTGGAACGCGAACTCGGCGAGGTCGTCGCCCGCGGTGAAGGCCGCGGTGTCCTTCGTCGTCACGTCCTTGCCGTTCGTGAAGCCGGTGATCGTGAAGTAGGCGTACCGGCCGTAGGAGTTGGTCGTCGAGCGGCAGACCGCGCCGTTGCAGAAGGTCTTGACGTCCCCGCCGGTGAGGGCCTTGACGATGCTCTTCTCGTCGGCCTGGCTCTTGGCCTTGAGGGCCTGCGCCTCGGTGTCGAAGACGGCCACTCCGACCGTCACCGCGAGGCCGTCCTTGGTGTACGTGACCCGCATCACGCGAGTGCAGCCGTTGTCGGTGAGGACCTTGGTCAGGGTGCCCGCGGCGCCCGTGGCGCACGTGGTGCTGTCCGCCTTGGGGCCCTTCTTGTACACGGCCGAGCCCATGGTGAGCTGCGTGCCGGGGAAGAGGAGGTCGGGACCGTTGGGGGCGGTGTCCTTGGCCTTGCTGGCGACGAACTCCTTCGGGTCCAGCGGGGGCGGGGCGCTGGTCGGCGCGAAGGACGGGGTGGTGGACGCGCTCGGCAGGCCGGCGGTAGCGGGCAGCGAGGACGTCGGCTTGTTCGCCTCGTCGTTGCCGTTCGCCGACACCACGGCCATGGCCACGGCGGTGCCGATGGCGAGTGTGGCGAGCGCGCCTCCGCCTATGAAGAGCAGCCGGCGGCGCTTGTTGCGCGTCTCGGACGCCTCGGCGAGCGCGGCCCAGTCCGGGGTCCGGCCGTCATCGCCGGTGGCCCACGGCTGCTGGGAGTTCGGTTTCCACGGATCCCACTGGGACTGAGGTCCCCCCTGCCCATAGCTCATGGGCCGCATCTTAGACGGGGAGCGGGGGGTGCTGTTCCGCCTCGACGAGCGCCGGAGTCACCGGAGTTCCGGGCGTGAGTGCGGGCAAACGTGACATCTCCGGGTGGTTGGTACGGCGTTCTCCCAGGCCGCGCCCGCGCATGTGGTGCGGGCCACTCGGGACGGATGTTTCCTGTGGTCGTTCCTGGTGAGGCCGACATGCTCACATGTCCGTCGGGAAAGCGGTGGCGGGGCGCTTCGAGGGGTGACCGACCGTGACCGGGTGAGCCGGAGCGGGGCGCGGTGCGCGTTCGGGCGTCGTGCGCCGTAAGGCCTCGTTTTGACCCGGCCCCCGAGACGCGGGTATCCTGCATCTTCGTTGTGTATTGGCGCGCTCTTCTCACGGGACGGGCCCTTACACCGGTCCACCGGGCCGATGACCAGCGACCAGCACGCGGTTTGCGTCACCGCAGTGCGGTCTGGGCTGTCGTGATCGTCTTCGGTGACCTTGTCAGGACCATTCACTGAAGAAGCGAAGGCTACGAACCGTGCGTACGTACAGCCCCAAGCCCGGCGATGTGACGCGCCAGTGGCACGTCATCGACGCTCAGGACATCGTCCTGGGCCGTCTCGCCACCACTGCCGCGTCCCTCCTCCGGGGCAAGCACAAGCCGATCTACGCCCCCCACGTCGACACCGGTGACTTCGTCATCATCATCAACGCCGACAAGGTGCACCTCTCCGGCAACAAGCGGACCCAGAAGATGGCCTACCGCCACTCCGGGTACCCGGGTGGTCTGCGCTCCGTGCGCTACGACGACCTGCTGGCGAACAACCCCGAGAAGGCCGTCGAGAAGGCCGTCAAGGGAATGCTCCCCAAGAACACGCTCGGCCGTCAGATGCTCTCGAAGCTGAAGGTCTACAAGGGTGACGTGCACCCGCACGCGGCGCAGCAGCCTGTGCCGTTCGAGATCACCCAGGTCGCGCAGTAAGTCCGGCCACACCACCCCAAGCTGAAGAGAATCTGAGGAGAACCGTGGCCGAGACCACTGCCGAGCAGCCGCTCGAAGAGACCGAGCTCGTCGACATCGACAGCTACACCACCGAGTCCGAGGTCCCCGTCGAGGGTGAGTACACCTCGGAGTCCCTGGCCTCCCGCTTCGGCGAGGCCCAGCCGGCGGCCGGCCTGGGCCGTCGCAAGAACGCCATCGCCCGCGTCCGGATCGTTCCGGGCACCGGCAAGTGGAAGATCAACGGTCGCACCCTCGAGGACTACTTCCCGAACAAGGTGCACCAGCAGGAAGTCAACGAGCCCTTCAAGGTGCTCGAGCTCGACGGCCGCTACGACGTCATCGCCCGTATCTCGGGTGGCGGTGTCTCCGGTCAGGCCGGTGCGCTCCGTCTCGGTGTCGCCCGCGCGCTGAACGAGGCCGACGTCGACAACAACCGTGGCGCCCTCAAGAAGGCCGGCTTCCTCACGCGTGACGACCGTGCGGTCGAGCGCAAGAAGGCCGGTCTCAAGAAGGCCCGCAAGGCCCCGCAGTACAGCAAGCGCTAAGCTTCGCTGCCTGCTCGTACGTATGTGGAGCGAGCTCCGGCTCACTCTCTCGTACTCCGAACGCCCCGGCGGCACGCCATTGTGCCGTCGGGGCGTTCGTTTTATCGCAAGTCTGGGCGTATAACGGCACAAGGTGCTCAAAGGCTTGTGTGATCGGATGTTCAGGGCATCCAATGCCTGGATGCGGGAGCCGCTGCGGCATCGAACGTGACCGCACAGCCTTTGAAACTGACGCTTCCTCAGGAGGACAAGTGGGACGACTCTTCGGCACGGACGGCGTGCGCGGTGTCGCCAACGCGGATCTGACGGCGGAGATGGCGCTCGGCCTGTCCGTCGCGGCGGCGCACGTGCTGGCCGAGGCGGGCACGTTCGAGGGCCACCGGCCGGTGGCCGTGGTCGGACGGGACCCGCGCGCGTCCGGGGAGTTCCTGGAGGCCGCCGTCGTGGCCGGCCTGGCGAGCGCGGGTGTGGACGTGCTGAAGGTCGGCGTGCTGCCCACGCCCGCCGTCGCGTACCTCACCGGCGTGCTCGGCGCCGACCTCGGCGTGATGCTCTCCGCCAGCCACAACGCCATGCCCGACAACGGCGTCAAGTTCTTCGCCCGCGGCGGCCACAAGCTCGCCGACCAGCTCGAGGACCGGATCGAGTCCGTCTACGAGGAGCACCGCACCGGCGCGCCCTGGAACCGGCCGACCGGCAGCGGCGTCGGACGCGTCCGCTCCTACGACGAGGGGTTCGACCGGTACGTCGCCCACCTCATCGCCGTCCTGCCGAACCGGCTCGACGGGCTGAAGATCGTCCTCGACGAGGCGCACGGCGCTGCGGCGTGGGTGTCGCCGGAGGCGTTCGCGCGGGCCGGCGCGGAGGTCGTGACCATCGGGGCCGAGCCGGACGGGCTCAACATCAACGACGGGTGCGGGTCCACGCACCTGGACAAGCTGAAGGCCGCGGTCATCGAGCACGGGGCCGACCTCGGCGTCGCGCACGACGGGGACGCCGACCGGTGCCTCGCCGTGGACCACACGGGCGAGGAGATCGACGGGGACCAGATCCTCGCCGTGCTGGCCCTGTCCATGCGGGAGCGGGGCGTGCTGCGCTCGGACACCGTTGTCGCGACCGTCATGTCCAACCTCGGCTTCAAGCTGGCCATGGAGCGCGAGGGGATCCAGCTGGTGCAGGCCGCCGTCGGCGACCGGTATGTGCTGGAGGAGATGAAGGAGCACGGGTACGCGCTCGGCGGCGAGCAGTCCGGACACGTGATCATCCTCGACCACGCGACGACCGGTGACGGGACGCTGACGGGCCTGATGCTGGCGGCTCGCGTCGTCGAGAGCGGGCGGTCGCTGCGGGAGCTGGCCTCTGTGATGGAGCGGTTGCCTCAGGTGCTGATCAATGTGCCCGACGTCGACCGGTCGCGGGTGTCTTCCTCCGCCGAGCTCGCTGTTGCCGTCACCGAGGCGGAGCGGGAGCTCGGGTCCACCGGGCGGGTGTTGCTTCGGCCTTCCGGGACCGAGCCGCTTGTGCGGGTGATGGTTGAGGCCGCTGACATCGATCAGGCTCGGTCCGTTGCCGGGCGGCTGGCCGATGTCGTGAAGTCGGCGCTGGGTTAAGGGCGGTTCGGTGGGGCGGGGTCTGTGCGGTTCGGGCTGCGGGTGCTTCTGGCCGGTCGCGCCCACGCGGCGGACCGCACATCGACAGAGCCCCGCGCCCTGAGGCAGAAGCCCTGCCCCTAGCCCTCGTTGGTTCGTTGGC
Coding sequences within it:
- a CDS encoding DNA-directed RNA polymerase subunit alpha, which translates into the protein MLIAQRPSLTEEVVDEFRSRFVIEPLEPGFGYTLGNSLRRTLLSSIPGAAVTSIRIDGVLHEFTTVPGVKEDVTDLILNIKQLVVSSEHDEPVVMYLRKQGPGLVTAADIAPPAGVEVHNPDLVLATLNGKGKLEMELTVERGRGYVSAVQNKQVGQEIGRIPVDSIYSPVLKVTYKVEATRVEQRTDFDKLIVDVETKQAMRPRDAMASAGKTLVELFGLARELNIDAEGIDMGPSPTDAALAADLALPIEELELTVRSYNCLKREGIHSVGELVARSEADLLDIRNFGAKSIDEVKAKLAGMGLALKDSPPGFDPTAAADAFGADDDADAGFVETEQY
- the rplQ gene encoding 50S ribosomal protein L17; translated protein: MPKPTKGARMGGSAAHEKLLLANLAKALFEHGRITTTEAKARKLRPYAERLVTKAKKGDLHNRRQVLQVITDKSIVHTLFTEIGPRYENRPGGYTRITKIGNRRGDNAPMAVIELVEALTVAQQATGEAEAATKRAVKEADEAKAEETTEAPAEEAAAEPAAEAAGESAKDA
- the truA gene encoding tRNA pseudouridine(38-40) synthase TruA; translation: MSDEVQPGHVRMRLDLSYDGTEFSGWAKQAGGRRTVQGEIEDALRTVTRSRETYELTVAGRTDAGVHARGQVAHVDLPREVWVEHHEKLLKRLAGRLPRDVRVWALREAPSGFNARFSAVWRRYAYRVTDNPGGVDPLLRGHVLWHDWPLDVDAMNEAARRLLGEHDFAAYCKRREGATTIRTLQELRLEKGADGIITATVRADAFCHNMVRSLIGALLFVGDGHRGPEWPGKVLAAGVRDSAVHVVRPHGLTLEEVGYPADELLAARNKEARNKRSLPGAAGCC
- the rplM gene encoding 50S ribosomal protein L13; translation: MRTYSPKPGDVTRQWHVIDAQDIVLGRLATTAASLLRGKHKPIYAPHVDTGDFVIIINADKVHLSGNKRTQKMAYRHSGYPGGLRSVRYDDLLANNPEKAVEKAVKGMLPKNTLGRQMLSKLKVYKGDVHPHAAQQPVPFEITQVAQ
- the rpsI gene encoding 30S ribosomal protein S9 translates to MAETTAEQPLEETELVDIDSYTTESEVPVEGEYTSESLASRFGEAQPAAGLGRRKNAIARVRIVPGTGKWKINGRTLEDYFPNKVHQQEVNEPFKVLELDGRYDVIARISGGGVSGQAGALRLGVARALNEADVDNNRGALKKAGFLTRDDRAVERKKAGLKKARKAPQYSKR
- the glmM gene encoding phosphoglucosamine mutase, coding for MGRLFGTDGVRGVANADLTAEMALGLSVAAAHVLAEAGTFEGHRPVAVVGRDPRASGEFLEAAVVAGLASAGVDVLKVGVLPTPAVAYLTGVLGADLGVMLSASHNAMPDNGVKFFARGGHKLADQLEDRIESVYEEHRTGAPWNRPTGSGVGRVRSYDEGFDRYVAHLIAVLPNRLDGLKIVLDEAHGAAAWVSPEAFARAGAEVVTIGAEPDGLNINDGCGSTHLDKLKAAVIEHGADLGVAHDGDADRCLAVDHTGEEIDGDQILAVLALSMRERGVLRSDTVVATVMSNLGFKLAMEREGIQLVQAAVGDRYVLEEMKEHGYALGGEQSGHVIILDHATTGDGTLTGLMLAARVVESGRSLRELASVMERLPQVLINVPDVDRSRVSSSAELAVAVTEAERELGSTGRVLLRPSGTEPLVRVMVEAADIDQARSVAGRLADVVKSALG